The genomic region ATTCATTGACATCTAATCCGATAAATTGTTTAGCATTCAAATAATCAAATTTGTTTTTAAGGTCAGCAATTTGTTTTTTTAAGTTTTGTTTTTGCTTAATTTTAATAAATAAGTTTCTTTGTGAAAATGTTTCTATGTCTAAAATATTGTTTTTCAAAATTAAATTAGCATTTTTGGCAAAAACATAAATTTCTTTTTTTGTTCTTTTTTCTTCAATTACTAATTTAATTAAAATAAGTTCATAACTGCCAATCATATTACTGTCTAGCATAATTCAATCATCTTCATCATTTAAATTAAGATAAGCATTTACCTTGTCAAATGTTTCAGTTTTGTTATCAATAAAACTAATATTAACTTTAAATTTATTTTCCATCATCACTCTCGCTTAAAATATCATTTTTGTTATTACTTGTTAACATAATAATTTCTTCAATTTCGTTTTGACGTTTAACTCTCATAGCTTGTCTTGACAATTTCATTATGTTTTCATCTAAATCTTTAATAATTTTATTAGCTGTAACTAATGCATTTTTTGTTGTATAAAAAGATGATTCAATTAGTAATGAATTAACAACATTTTCAATAAAAATGTTTGCTTCATTATCAATAAAAGTTTCTACATTAGGAAATATTTTAAAATCTTTAATATCAAGTTTGTTAGTTTCAATTAATGTTGAAGATGATAATTTGTAAACATCAAACTCTTGAGTTGGTAAGATAGTAAATGAACCTTTAAAATTTTTGTTGGTATTTAAAACAAACCTAACTTTACGATAATTTTGTTCTAAATATAGAATCTTAATAATTTGAGAAAGTTCAAATGCTAAAATAGATTGGGTATTTGTTGGAAAATCTTTAATAACATTAAATTTATTTTGCTTGCAAAAATTGTATGCTCTATCGCCGATTGTAATGAAATCAACATTTTTGTTTTTTGTTTTTTCTAAAATGTATCTTTCATATCTTGAATATGAATCGGTTGCATATTTTTGTTGTTCAGTAGTATAAATTCAAAGTTCTTTTTGCTTAACAAAAATTTGTTTGATTTTGTTTAAAAAATTTGATTTCGTATTTTTATGCACAAACATATTTTTGATGTTATATTGGTTTCCAACAGCATCAATTAAATTCTTGTTTTTAATTGCACTTTGAATGTAATATGAAAGGTTTTTATTTAACTTCATCATATTAATTAATAGGATATTTTTGTCATTGTTTACTTTCATATTTATTTTCTTAAGATTTTCAACCTTAGTAACTAATCTTGTTAAATCCATTTTATTTTCCTTTCATATTCTGTATTATTTTTTAATATTTGCAGTTTCTAAGGCTACATTATTATTAGATTTTAAGTTTGTTAAACGATATAAAGTTTTATTTAATTGAGTAAAATTTGCAGTAAATAAAATTGCAGTAAAAGTTGCTTGTAAAATTAGAAAAATTTGAATCAATGAAACATTTGCTGCAATAACATAAAATGCAAAGTTTTTGTTTTGCAAAAGCAATTGATTTAGCATTGAAATTGTTAATGTAAAAATGTTAAATGTAATATTTAAAATTAAAAGTAGCATTGTTAAAACATCAATATTTTTAGTTTTAATAATATAAATTGCAATCATCGCAAATGAAATAATTGAAATTGTAAAAATGTTAGCTAATGTAATATGACTATTTTGTTTGTATAAACTCACAATCAGTAAAGAAAGTCACAACACAAGTTGATGTAATGAAAAATATAATGTTGATAATAAACTACCATTAATTTTTTGTTTTGCTTTAAATACCAATAAACAATAAGAGCATAAAATCAATGCTGCAAAGAAAATCTCAAATAAAAAGAAATACTCATTTTTGTTTAATGTACCCAAATAATTAGTTGCGGGAATTTTTCAAATAAATGCAGGAATTAAACACAAAATTGCTGCAAAAAAAATAGTTAAAACAATTTGCAAATGGAATGTGAAATATTCTCTTGTAAAACGTTTGTTAATTAAGAAAACTATTTTTTCTAAATTAGTTAAAAGTAATAACAATGCCATATAAATGAAAAACACAATTACAATAAATAAATTTAGAGCAGATTTCGTAGTTAAAGTGCTTTTAATAAAATCATTAAATTTGTTTTGATAAAACAAAATGTTTTTCATTTGTGCTGATGCATTCCATGCAAAAAAGATTGCAAAAATGCTAGCAACTAAAAATCCTTGTGAAACTAAGGGTAAAATCAAATAAATTTTATTTCCATAATTAATAGGATCAGTTTTTGCTTTAAAAAAATGTAGATATAGTCTTTGTGCTATGTTAATCAAATATAAAGGTATAAGCAAAAATAATAAGCAAAAGTTTGCAAATGGATATGCCGAATTATATGTGAAAAGTAAGATAAAGGAAATTAATGACATTGATGAATATAAAGAAAATCAAATGTAATATTTCTTAATTAAATCTTTTTGAATATGTAAATTTAAGTAATTTTTAATTAAACAGTAATACAAAGTAAATAGTAATAATGTTGTCTTAAATAAAATTACTGTGTTAGCTTGTTCAGTTGTTGGATCTTCAAAACTTAAAAAACTACTAATATTACGATTAATAGACTTTCAAATCTTTTCTCCCATAATTGTTTGTTTAGCAAAAATTAAAATCATTAATGTTGCTAACGCAATTAAACCTAAAATAACTAGTTTGTAAATTCTAACAATAAAATTGTTTTTAGAATTTTCCATTAAGTTTTCATAGTTATCATATATTTTTTTATTTTGCAGAGTTTCATTTTTAATCATTAATATCCTTTCTAAACCTAAAAAATGCAAAGAATTATCACATAATCCTTGCATTTTTTAAATTTTATTATTCAGCGTCTTTAACGTAACCTGTAAATTTAAACTCTTCAGGAATTTGGTTATCTCCAACTCCGTTATTAAATAATGCTGTTTGATAATTTTCACCATACAATTCTTTTAATGCTTGACGGTATGAATTTCTTTGGTCAGCACCTCCACCATAGATTAAATCATATTGTGGAAGTTTGTATTGATTATCAAATAAATCTCCATAGTCATAGCCTTCAGACCTAAATGCAGCAGCAAGTCCTGTTTTAGCAATGTTATTTGAAACATGATATACACCAACAAGTTCATTATTTTGGTTTCTAACACTAGAACCAGAAGCACCACCACCAGGAGCATAATGTTTAGGCATATATTCAAGACCAAATGCTATATATTTTTTGCCATCCGAAGATACATATCAATCATTACCAGATTTAGGTGCTGAAATAAATGCATCTAAAACACCAGGCCGGTTAATAAATGAACGATAACCGATTTGATATGACAAGAAATCACCACGTTTTAAAAGTTCTTCAGGAAATGCCGGTTGGCTTCCTTCTTCAGTTACTAATTTATCATAATATTCATAATTTGAATTTAACCATAAACTATAATTTCATTTAGAAGCTGAAATTTGGTGATCATCAATATATCTTCTTAAGAAATGATCATACAATGAGCTTGGATAACCAACTGCATACAATTGATCATACTTTGTATCAAAAGGTTTGTTTTTATCAGATTGTAAGGGAACATCTATCTTATTATAATTTTTCAAATAAGATTCGCTTTTAAACTTAACATGATTTTC from Metamycoplasma salivarium harbors:
- a CDS encoding MSC_0621 family F1-like ATPase epsilon subunit codes for the protein MMENKFKVNISFIDNKTETFDKVNAYLNLNDEDDWIMLDSNMIGSYELILIKLVIEEKRTKKEIYVFAKNANLILKNNILDIETFSQRNLFIKIKQKQNLKKQIADLKNKFDYLNAKQFIGLDVNEFLSYKQLKYDLYILKLRDLFNLKEANNV
- a CDS encoding MSC_0622 family F1-like ATPase gamma subunit, yielding MDLTRLVTKVENLKKINMKVNNDKNILLINMMKLNKNLSYYIQSAIKNKNLIDAVGNQYNIKNMFVHKNTKSNFLNKIKQIFVKQKELWIYTTEQQKYATDSYSRYERYILEKTKNKNVDFITIGDRAYNFCKQNKFNVIKDFPTNTQSILAFELSQIIKILYLEQNYRKVRFVLNTNKNFKGSFTILPTQEFDVYKLSSSTLIETNKLDIKDFKIFPNVETFIDNEANIFIENVVNSLLIESSFYTTKNALVTANKIIKDLDENIMKLSRQAMRVKRQNEIEEIIMLTSNNKNDILSESDDGK
- a CDS encoding MSC_0624 family F1-like ATPase-associated membrane protein; the encoded protein is MIKNETLQNKKIYDNYENLMENSKNNFIVRIYKLVILGLIALATLMILIFAKQTIMGEKIWKSINRNISSFLSFEDPTTEQANTVILFKTTLLLFTLYYCLIKNYLNLHIQKDLIKKYYIWFSLYSSMSLISFILLFTYNSAYPFANFCLLFLLIPLYLINIAQRLYLHFFKAKTDPINYGNKIYLILPLVSQGFLVASIFAIFFAWNASAQMKNILFYQNKFNDFIKSTLTTKSALNLFIVIVFFIYMALLLLLTNLEKIVFLINKRFTREYFTFHLQIVLTIFFAAILCLIPAFIWKIPATNYLGTLNKNEYFFLFEIFFAALILCSYCLLVFKAKQKINGSLLSTLYFSLHQLVLWLSLLIVSLYKQNSHITLANIFTISIISFAMIAIYIIKTKNIDVLTMLLLILNITFNIFTLTISMLNQLLLQNKNFAFYVIAANVSLIQIFLILQATFTAILFTANFTQLNKTLYRLTNLKSNNNVALETANIKK